A portion of the Caldivirga sp. genome contains these proteins:
- a CDS encoding FkbM family methyltransferase, which yields FVGDSSIYFALRGAKRVIVVEPVPINYEEMIRNIELNPELKPRILPINAAIADRDDYVNISYDGEFDGAASIYEVKRFKARVRSMRLGTLINEVSRLSVDLSSFRVKVLKLDCKGCEWDVVSNETDVLRLFDIIKIEYAGYLRNYTVNDLISKIEPMGYRCRTWAHNDIAIRIGLNKHGTTTCFKRDFNHMV from the coding sequence CCTTTGTTGGCGATTCCTCGATTTATTTCGCCTTAAGAGGCGCTAAGAGGGTTATCGTAGTTGAGCCAGTGCCCATTAATTACGAGGAGATGATTAGGAATATTGAGCTTAACCCAGAGCTTAAGCCGAGGATATTACCCATCAACGCCGCCATTGCCGATAGGGATGATTATGTGAATATATCCTATGATGGCGAGTTTGATGGTGCAGCATCCATATATGAGGTGAAAAGGTTTAAGGCTAGGGTTAGGTCTATGAGGCTTGGGACGCTGATTAATGAGGTTTCAAGGCTTAGTGTTGATTTGAGCAGCTTCAGGGTCAAGGTTCTCAAGTTGGATTGTAAGGGTTGTGAGTGGGATGTGGTCAGTAACGAGACTGACGTGCTTAGGCTATTCGACATCATTAAGATTGAGTACGCGGGTTACCTGAGGAACTACACAGTCAATGATCTAATTAGCAAAATAGAGCCAATGGGGTACAGATGCCGAACATGGGCGCACAACGACATAGCCATAAGGATTGGACTCAACAAGCACGGAACAACAACATGCTTTAAAAGAGACTTTAACCACATGGTGTAG